AGCGTTAACACCTCATATTGAAGCGTTAGGGCAAAGCCAAGAAGACGATGAAGAAAACGATGAGTTCGCGTCTGATGAATTTGAATTCGATGAGAGCACCATAGATGCACCGCTTGAAAGTGATAAAATCAAATTGGCGATCATTGGTAAGCCTAATGTGGGTAAGTCAACACTCACCAATCGTATTTTAGGCGAAGAGCGCGTGGTTGTTTACGATATGCCAGGTACGACCCGAGACAGCGTTTATATTCCAATGGAGCGTAACGAACGTGAATATACGTTAATTGATACGGCGGGTATTCGTCGTCGTAAGAATGTTACTGATGTTGTTGAAAAATACTCAGTAATTAAAACATTGCGTGCGATTGAAGACGCCAACGTGTGTTTATTGATCATAGATGCACGTGAAGGTATTACCGATCAAGACTTAAGTTTGCTGGGCTTTATTTTGGAGTCGGGTCGTTCTTTGGTGCTTGCGGTGAATAAATGGGATGGTATTGATCAGGAAATTAAAGATAGAATTCATAAAGAGCTTGATCGTCGCCTTGGTTTTATTGATTTTGCCCGTATTCACTTTATTTCTGCATTGCATGGAACAGGTGTTGGCCATTTATTTGAATCAGTTGAAGAAGCGTTTGAGTCAGCAACTAAGCGTATTTCTACGTCAATGGTCACCAAAATATTAGACATGGCTATTTTTGATCACCAACCGCCTATGCACAATGGACGTCGCATTAAGTTGAAGTATGCTCACGCAGGCGGCTATAACCCACCGATTATTGTCATACACGGTAATCAGGCTAAGCACCTGCCGCCATCGTATAAACGTTATTTAATGAACTACTATCGAAAGTCGTTAAAAATCATGGGGACGCCGATTAGAATTGAGTTTAAAGAAACATCAAATCCGTTCTCAGGAAAGAAAAAACTTAGCTTTACCGAACAGAAAAAACTAGCGCGGGCTACACAAGGCTACAAGAAGAACTCTTAGTCAAAATAAAGCAATGAGTCATAGATGGCTCATTGCTTTTATGGTCAGTTTTGGCTACTGTAAACTTGATTGTAAACAGCTGGTTAAATTATATGACAGGTCCGGTAAAGGTTGATGTGTTAAGTTGGTTAAATAAAAACCTCGGGCTACTTCATGCCGGCGCGCCAGTTACCATCGACGTCACTACACCCGCAGGAAAACGCGGCAAATTTCGCACTACCTTCATTGGTATGGCCCCAAAAGACTATGTACTTATTCAATTTCCAGATGTTAAAAAGTTAGGTAACTTTTCACACTATATTGCTCAAGGTACCATTATTACCGTTCGTGGGTTAATTGAAGGTCACGAAGGAGCGGTTGTTGCTTTTGCTAGCCCTGTTCGCCAGACACTTCACATACCGTCTCGTATGATGGTACTTGAATTTCCTAAAGAAGTGACCCTTCAAACCCTAAGAAACAATATCCGTATTGAAACAGAAATCGCTGCTAAAATTAAAATTGGTGAGGATTATTGGCAAGGGAAGATTGTTGATTTATCAGTGGCAGGCTGCCAAGTATCGCTTTCAAATGGGGATGATTTATTACTGCAAAAAGGTCAAACCGTTGAAGTCGTTATTGAAGATTTTCAAGGCAATCAAAATTTAAAAATCAATCCAACCATTTGTAGTACCAAGAGTATTTTAAACGGCGTTTCTATGGGCTTAATGTTCAATGATGATGCAACGACCAAAGAACAAGTTAAGCGCTTATTGAATCATGTTGTCATTGGCGCCGAATAAAAGGTGTGGGTTCAATAAGAGTGTGATTGTCAATTTATCGTTGCATCAACCTGTCCATCACTTAGCTGAATAGATATTCTATCTTTCGTTTTAACCTGATTTACACTTTTCACTATTTTGCCTTTTTCATTCCGAGTCACACTATAGCCCCTTGCAATGGTGGCCAGCGGACTGACAAGCTGCAATTGCTCAATCATACTGACGAAGTGGTTTTTTTCTTGTTGGTATTTGTGAGACAGGCTTTGGGATAAACGTTCTTCGAGTAGCTTCAGCTTTTCTGTTTGATAGTCAATATTTGCTTGTGGTGATAAGTGTATGAGGTTTCTGCTTAATTGCTGCGGCAGTATTTGTTTACTTTTAATCAAACCCACCGTGGAATTGGTTAAGCGTTGGGTGAGTTCATCAGCTTTTTGTGCTTGCACTACCAGTCTTTGCTCTGGATGTCTTTTCAATAAGTGTTTGAGGTGATCATTGGCCAAGCGCTTTTGAATGTTGATACGGTTTTGCAGTGCAAATTGCAGTCGCTTTTCGATGTTATTGAATTTATCAATGATGTCACTTTGATCGCGAGAGACCAACTCTGCAGCAGCAGATGGTGTGGGCGCTCTTAAGTCAGCGACATAATCTGATAGCGTGGTATCAATTTCATGACCAACAGCACTGACAATTGGAGTAGTTGAATTGAAAATAGCGTGTACCACTGCTTCTTCATTAAAACACCATAAATCTTCTAGTGAGCCGCCACCTCGTCCAACAATTAATACATCACATTCTTGTCGCTGGTTGGCTTTTTGAATTGCCAAGCAGATATCTTGTGTAGCGAGCTTTCCTTGGACAAGCGCGGGATAGAGAATAATATTTGTCGCAGGGCTTCGTCGCTTCAATACGCTGATGATGTCTTTTACCGCTGCACCAGTAGGTGAGGTGACAATACCAACCGTATTGATGGTTTTCGGCAATGGTTGCTTGTGTTGCAGGCCAAAGAGTCCTTGAGCATTTAGCGATTTCTTTAACGCGTCATATTGCTGTTGTAATAAACCCTCACCTGCATCATCCATTTGGTCGATGATCAGCTGAAAATCACCTCTTGGTTCATACAGCGATACCTTTGCTCTAACTAAAACCTGTTTACCATTAGAAGGTTTTATTCTAACGCGCGAATTATTACCTTTGAACATCGCACAGCGTACTTGTGATTTGCTGTCTTTAAGTGATAAATACCAATGACCTGAGCTTGCAGCTACAAAATTTGAAATCTCGCCGCATAACCAAACAGTGTTGAGTTCGCTTTCTAAAATGAAGCGAACTTTCTTAGTCAGTTCGCTAACTTGTAAAATATGCTGCTTAGGTGTCATTTCGAATGTTATTAACGCTGAATTTATCTGCCTTTATTATATCGGTGTTGCTTTGGATTTCGCGCATCTTTTTTTCTTTTTATAATTATTTTGACTTTAATGAAAATTAAAGTTGTTCTATAGGTATAAAACGATTAAAATGCGACCGCAATATTTCCTCCTGAAACTCAACCTTTGTGAGATGTTGCGATGCTACGAATTGCTCAAGAAGCTTTAACCTTTGATGATGTTCTACTGGTGCCTGCCCACTCTACGGTACTTCCTCATACTGCCGAATTAACAACCAAACTAACCCGTAAAATTAACCTGAATGTACCTATAGTATCTGCGTCTATGGATACAGTAACAGAAGCGCGCTTGGCTATTACGCTAGCTCAAGAAGGTGGAATTGGTTTTATCCACAAAAACATGACCATTGCAGAACAAGCACAAAACGTCTCTCAAGTTAAAAAATACGAAAGTGGTATTGTTTCGGATCCTGTGACTGTCTCTCCTAACGATTCTATTTTGGATGTAATCAAATTAGCCAAAGAGCTAGGCTTCTCAGGTTTTCCTGTTATCGATGCAGAGCAAAACCTTATTGGTATTATTACTGGTCGTGATTTACGTTTTGAAACTGACTTAACTAAGCCAGTATCTGAGCTAATGACTAAGAAAGATGATTTAGTGACGGTTAAAGAAGGTGCTGAGCGTGAAGATATCCTTTATTTAATGCACGAACACCGCATTGAAAAAATCTTAATGACCGATGATAGTTTTAAACTTAAAGGTATGATCACAGTTAAAGATTATAAAAAAGCTGAACGCAAACCTAACGCGTGTAAAGATGAGCTGGGCCGATTACGCGTCGGTGCAGCGGTTGGCGTTGGCGCTGGCACAGACGAGCGCATTGATGCACTTGTTGCAGCGGGAGTTGATGTTTTATTAATTGATACATCACATGGTCACTCTCAAGGTGTGCTTGATCGTGTTAAACAAACTCGTGATAAATACCCTGACTTACAAATTATTGCCGGTAACGTTGCCACTGGCGCCGGTGCTAAAGCATTAGCTGACGTTGGTGTTGATGCGGTGAAAGTCGGTATTGGTCCAGGCTCTATTTGTACTACACGTATCGTTACTGGAGTTGGTGTACCTCAATTAACTGCCATTTCTAATGCGGTTGATGCGCTGCAAGGTACAGGTATTCCTGTAATTGCAGATGGTGGTATTCGCTTTTCTGGTGATATCGCCAAAGCACTAGTTGCAGGTGCTCATTGTGTCATGGTTGGTAGCATGTTAGCTGGGACTGAAGAGGCACCAGGCGAAGTTGAGTTATTCCAAGGCCGCTACTACAAATCTTACCGCGGTATGGGCTCATTAGGGGCGATGGACCAAAAAGAAGGATCAAGCGATCGTTACTTCCAAAAAACCGATGGTGAAGCAGATAAGTTAGTGCCAGAAGGTATTGAAGGTCGTGTTGCTTATAAAGGTCCTGTGGCTGCTATCATTCATCAGCAAATGGGTGGTCTGCGTTCATCTATGGGATTAACCGGTAGTGCAACAATTGATGTAATGCGCACAAAGCCTGAGTTTATGAAAATAACGGCAGCGGGTATGGGTGAATCACATGTACATGATGTGACCATTACTAAAGAAGCCCCTAACTACCGCATGGGATGATTGCTGAGCTGACGTTTATTACTTCGAATTCTTTGTTGTTGATGCTCACTTACTTAACTAAGCTGCGCGTCTTCGCCTTAAACTAAAAGCAATACTCTGTCAGCTTATCGCTTAATTTAAGCTATTCTTTAAAAATGTAATTTTACAGGCTGATTACCGCTTTTGATAATCAGCCTGTTACTTTTAAAATTCTATATAGGGTTTGATAATGACCAAAGATATCCATGATTCACGAATTCTTATTTTAGACTTCGGTTCACAATATACTCAACTTATCGCGCGTCGTGTACGTGAAATTGGTGTTTACTGTGAGCTTTGGGCTTGGGATGTAACTGAAGAACAAATTAAAAGCTTTAATCCAACAGGGATCATTTTAGCGGGTGGACCTGAAAGCGTGACGGCAGATAACTCTCCGAGAGCACCAGAGTATGTATTTAGTGCAGGCGTACCTGTGTTAGGTGTTTGTTATGGTATGCAAACGATGGCTGAGCAATTAGGTGGCGGCGTAGAAAGCTCTGAGCATAAAGAGTTCGGCTATGCTGCTGTTGAAGTTATTGCGCCCTCTGAATTATTTAAAAACATCGAAGACTCAGTGAATGATAATGGTAACGCACTATTAGATGTTTGGATGAGTCATGGTGATAAAGTTTCAGCAATCCCTGAAGGCTTTACGTCGATTGCTCAAACACCTAGCTGTAAATATGCTGCAATGGTCAATGAAGACAAGAAATTCTACGGTGTACAGTTCCACCCTGAAGTAACACATACTAAGCAAGGTATGCGTATGCTTGAGCACTTTGTCGTTGATATTTGTCAATGTGAAAAGCTATGGACATCGGCTTCTATTATTGAAGATGCTATTGCTAAAATGAAAGAGCAAGTCGGTGATGACGAAGTAGTTCTCGGTTTATCTGGCGGCGTAGATTCGTCTGTTGTAGCCATGCTTTTGCATCGCGCCATTGGCGATAAACTGACCTGTGTATTTGTTGATAATGGTTTACTTCGTTTAAACGAAGGCCAACAAGTTATGGATATGTTTGGTGATCATTTTGGTTTGAATATTATTCATGTCGACGCGGAAAGTCGCTTTTTAGATCGCTTATCTGGTGAAGATGATCCAGAAAAGAAACGTAAGATTATCGGTAATGTATTCGTTGAAATCTTTGACGAAGAAGCGAGTAAATTAACCAACGCAAAATGGTTAGCGCAAGGTACCATTTATCCTGATGTTATTGAGTCGGCTGCGTCTGCTACAGGTAAAGCTCATGTGATTAAATCACATCATAATGTTGGAGGTTTACCAGAAGATATGGAGTTAGGCTTAGTTGAACCATTACGTGAACTTTTTAAAGATGAAGTACGCAAAATTGGTTTAGAATTAGGCTTACCATACGACATGCTTTATCGTCATCCATTCCCTGGGCCCGGCTTAGGTGTCCGTATTTTAGGTGAAGTGAAGAAAGAGTATGCTGATTTGCTTCGTCGCGCTGATCATATATTTATCGAAGAATTACATAAACATGACTTGTATAAGAAAGTAAGCCAAGCTTTTACTGTTTTTTTACCGGTGCGGTCAGTTGGTGTAATGGGTGACGCTCGTAAATACGACTGGGTTGTTAGTTTACGTTGTGTTGAAACTATCGATTTTATGACGGCACGTTGGTCTCATTTGCCATATGACTTCTTAGGTCTGGTGTCGAATCGCATCATTAATGAAATCGATGGTATTTCACGTGTGGTTTACGATATTTCAGGTAAACCACCTGCGACTATCGAATGGGAATAATTTATTTTTTAAATTAAATCAAACGATTTGAACAACAAAAAGCCTTATCAAATGATAAGGCTTTTTAATTTCATGAAACTTATGGTGAAAGCTTACAGCGGAAATCCTTCTTCTCGCTCACCTAAATTCGTTAAGGCGATTATTCGTAAGAACGTTCCAACCACATAATTTGCATTTTTAAATCTTCTATTTCTTTTTGAGCATCAATAAGTTGCTGTTCAATAGCTTCATTTTCAGTTTTGTTATCGTCATTCATTTTAGCAAACCCTG
This window of the Thalassotalea atypica genome carries:
- the der gene encoding ribosome biogenesis GTPase Der; this encodes MLPVVALVGRPNVGKSTLFNRLTRSRDALVADYPGLTRDRQYGQAEVEENPFIVIDTGGIHGDEEGIDALMAEQSLAAIDESDAVLFLVDARAGLTSADQSIAEYLRKQNKKVFLVANKIDGIDADSAVAEFYQLALGDVHQIAAAHGRGVTQLLTLALTPHIEALGQSQEDDEENDEFASDEFEFDESTIDAPLESDKIKLAIIGKPNVGKSTLTNRILGEERVVVYDMPGTTRDSVYIPMERNEREYTLIDTAGIRRRKNVTDVVEKYSVIKTLRAIEDANVCLLIIDAREGITDQDLSLLGFILESGRSLVLAVNKWDGIDQEIKDRIHKELDRRLGFIDFARIHFISALHGTGVGHLFESVEEAFESATKRISTSMVTKILDMAIFDHQPPMHNGRRIKLKYAHAGGYNPPIIVIHGNQAKHLPPSYKRYLMNYYRKSLKIMGTPIRIEFKETSNPFSGKKKLSFTEQKKLARATQGYKKNS
- a CDS encoding PilZ domain-containing protein, yielding MTGPVKVDVLSWLNKNLGLLHAGAPVTIDVTTPAGKRGKFRTTFIGMAPKDYVLIQFPDVKKLGNFSHYIAQGTIITVRGLIEGHEGAVVAFASPVRQTLHIPSRMMVLEFPKEVTLQTLRNNIRIETEIAAKIKIGEDYWQGKIVDLSVAGCQVSLSNGDDLLLQKGQTVEVVIEDFQGNQNLKINPTICSTKSILNGVSMGLMFNDDATTKEQVKRLLNHVVIGAE
- the guaB gene encoding IMP dehydrogenase, with translation MLRIAQEALTFDDVLLVPAHSTVLPHTAELTTKLTRKINLNVPIVSASMDTVTEARLAITLAQEGGIGFIHKNMTIAEQAQNVSQVKKYESGIVSDPVTVSPNDSILDVIKLAKELGFSGFPVIDAEQNLIGIITGRDLRFETDLTKPVSELMTKKDDLVTVKEGAEREDILYLMHEHRIEKILMTDDSFKLKGMITVKDYKKAERKPNACKDELGRLRVGAAVGVGAGTDERIDALVAAGVDVLLIDTSHGHSQGVLDRVKQTRDKYPDLQIIAGNVATGAGAKALADVGVDAVKVGIGPGSICTTRIVTGVGVPQLTAISNAVDALQGTGIPVIADGGIRFSGDIAKALVAGAHCVMVGSMLAGTEEAPGEVELFQGRYYKSYRGMGSLGAMDQKEGSSDRYFQKTDGEADKLVPEGIEGRVAYKGPVAAIIHQQMGGLRSSMGLTGSATIDVMRTKPEFMKITAAGMGESHVHDVTITKEAPNYRMG
- the xseA gene encoding exodeoxyribonuclease VII large subunit; this translates as MTPKQHILQVSELTKKVRFILESELNTVWLCGEISNFVAASSGHWYLSLKDSKSQVRCAMFKGNNSRVRIKPSNGKQVLVRAKVSLYEPRGDFQLIIDQMDDAGEGLLQQQYDALKKSLNAQGLFGLQHKQPLPKTINTVGIVTSPTGAAVKDIISVLKRRSPATNIILYPALVQGKLATQDICLAIQKANQRQECDVLIVGRGGGSLEDLWCFNEEAVVHAIFNSTTPIVSAVGHEIDTTLSDYVADLRAPTPSAAAELVSRDQSDIIDKFNNIEKRLQFALQNRINIQKRLANDHLKHLLKRHPEQRLVVQAQKADELTQRLTNSTVGLIKSKQILPQQLSRNLIHLSPQANIDYQTEKLKLLEERLSQSLSHKYQQEKNHFVSMIEQLQLVSPLATIARGYSVTRNEKGKIVKSVNQVKTKDRISIQLSDGQVDATIN
- the guaA gene encoding glutamine-hydrolyzing GMP synthase, whose amino-acid sequence is MTKDIHDSRILILDFGSQYTQLIARRVREIGVYCELWAWDVTEEQIKSFNPTGIILAGGPESVTADNSPRAPEYVFSAGVPVLGVCYGMQTMAEQLGGGVESSEHKEFGYAAVEVIAPSELFKNIEDSVNDNGNALLDVWMSHGDKVSAIPEGFTSIAQTPSCKYAAMVNEDKKFYGVQFHPEVTHTKQGMRMLEHFVVDICQCEKLWTSASIIEDAIAKMKEQVGDDEVVLGLSGGVDSSVVAMLLHRAIGDKLTCVFVDNGLLRLNEGQQVMDMFGDHFGLNIIHVDAESRFLDRLSGEDDPEKKRKIIGNVFVEIFDEEASKLTNAKWLAQGTIYPDVIESAASATGKAHVIKSHHNVGGLPEDMELGLVEPLRELFKDEVRKIGLELGLPYDMLYRHPFPGPGLGVRILGEVKKEYADLLRRADHIFIEELHKHDLYKKVSQAFTVFLPVRSVGVMGDARKYDWVVSLRCVETIDFMTARWSHLPYDFLGLVSNRIINEIDGISRVVYDISGKPPATIEWE